The following proteins are co-located in the Apium graveolens cultivar Ventura chromosome 5, ASM990537v1, whole genome shotgun sequence genome:
- the LOC141662114 gene encoding scarecrow-like protein 32 isoform X1 produces MMHFTGTSSTPQLHQIAPFAGYYSSSSSRRVLQSTKPPWPNSIFQPSKALRDSYCIEQLLIHCANAIESKDSTSTQQILWVLNNIAPSDGDSKQRLTYAFLRALVTRAARYGTCRIISLIPNVYTPIHKFSIMELASFVDLTPWHRFGFTAANAAILEAVERYSVIHIIDLSSTHCMQIPTLIEALANRVKVPTLVKLTIASATNNVPPIFNISYQDLGTKLVNFARSCNIVLEFKVISSTSSDGFLSLIDELKIQQLEHPKQDEALVVNCHMMLHYIPEETLNPQPNFLDSSSESYRTMFLKAVHSLNPTIVLLIDEYADFTSNSLVCRLRSAFNYLWIPYDIIDTYLPQDGTERQWYEADIGWKIENVVVEEGSRRVERAEPTSKWVERMRSARFKEVGFREEAVVEVKSMLNEHAVGWGLKREEEHLLLTWKGHNVVFATAWIPN; encoded by the coding sequence ATGATGCACTTTACCGGCACAAGTAGTACTCCACAATTGCACCAAATCGCGCCATTTGCAGGTTATTacagtagtagtagtagtagaaGAGTACTCCAGAGTACCAAACCACCATGGCCTAACTCAATATTCCAACCATCGAAGGCCCTCCGCGACTCCTATTGCATTGAACAATTACTAATACACTGTGCCAATGCAATCGAAAGCAAGGACTCAACATCAACACAACAGATCTTATGGGTTCTAAATAACATTGCACCCTCAGATGGCGACTCTAAGCAACGCCTCACTTATGCCTTCCTCCGGGCCCTTGTGACTCGTGCAGCTCGATATGGAACTTGCAGAATCATCTCTTTGATTCCAAATGTTTACACTCCTATTCACAAATTCTCCATTATGGAGCTAGCCAGCTTCGTTGACTTAACTCCGTGGCACCGGTTTGGGTTCACAGCTGCTAATGCAGCCATTTTAGAAGCTGTGGAGAGATACTCAGTCATTCACATCATTGATTTGAGCTCAACTCACTGCATGCAAATTCCAACTTTGATCGAAGCTTTAGCTAACCGTGTTAAGGTCCCCACACTAGTCAAGCTCACTATCGCCAGTGCCACCAACAATGTTCCACCTATTTTCAATATATCCTACCAGGATTTAGGTACAAAATTAGTAAATTTCGCTAGGTCTTGTAATATAGTTTTGGAATTCAAAGTAATTTCTTCCACTTCTTCAGATGGATTTTTATCTCTAATTGATGAACTAAAGATTCAACAGCTTGAACATCCAAAGCAAGACGAGGCTCTAGTAGTGAACTGCCACATGATGCTACACTATATTCCTGAAGAAACCCTAAATCCACAACCTAATTTTCTTGACTCTTCCTCGGAATCTTATAGAACCATGTTCCTTAAAGCAGTGCATAGTCTTAATCCAACAATAGTTCTGTTAATAGACGAATACGCGGATTTTACATCAAACAGTTTAGTGTGCAGACTGAGATCAGCTTTCAATTATTTATGGATACCATATGACATAATCGACACATATCTTCCACAAGACGGTACGGAGAGGCAGTGGTACGAGGCGGATATCGGGTGGAAAATAGAGAATGTGGTGGTAGAGGAGGGTTCTAGGAGAGTGGAGAGGGCCGAGCCTACGAGCAAGTGGGTGGAAAGGatgagaagtgcgagatttaaaGAGGTTGGTTTCAGAGAAGAAGCAGTAGTAGAAGTGAAGAGTATGTTGAATGAGCATGCAGTTGGGTGGGGATTGAAAAGGGAAGAAGAACATCTGTTGCTGACTTGGAAAGGGCACAATGTTGTTTTTGCAACTGCATGGATACCTAATTAA
- the LOC141662114 gene encoding scarecrow-like protein 32 isoform X2, with the protein MMHFTGTSSTPQLHQIAPFAGYYSSSSSRRVLQSTKPPWPNSIFQPSKALRDSYCIEQLLIHCANAIESKDSTSTQQILWVLNNIAPSDGDSKQRLTYAFLRALVTRAARYGTCRIISLIPNVYTPIHKFSIMELASFVDLTPWHRFGFTAANAAILEAVERYSVIHIIDLSSTHCMQIPTLIEALANRVKVPTLVKLTIASATNNVPPIFNISYQDLDGFLSLIDELKIQQLEHPKQDEALVVNCHMMLHYIPEETLNPQPNFLDSSSESYRTMFLKAVHSLNPTIVLLIDEYADFTSNSLVCRLRSAFNYLWIPYDIIDTYLPQDGTERQWYEADIGWKIENVVVEEGSRRVERAEPTSKWVERMRSARFKEVGFREEAVVEVKSMLNEHAVGWGLKREEEHLLLTWKGHNVVFATAWIPN; encoded by the exons ATGATGCACTTTACCGGCACAAGTAGTACTCCACAATTGCACCAAATCGCGCCATTTGCAGGTTATTacagtagtagtagtagtagaaGAGTACTCCAGAGTACCAAACCACCATGGCCTAACTCAATATTCCAACCATCGAAGGCCCTCCGCGACTCCTATTGCATTGAACAATTACTAATACACTGTGCCAATGCAATCGAAAGCAAGGACTCAACATCAACACAACAGATCTTATGGGTTCTAAATAACATTGCACCCTCAGATGGCGACTCTAAGCAACGCCTCACTTATGCCTTCCTCCGGGCCCTTGTGACTCGTGCAGCTCGATATGGAACTTGCAGAATCATCTCTTTGATTCCAAATGTTTACACTCCTATTCACAAATTCTCCATTATGGAGCTAGCCAGCTTCGTTGACTTAACTCCGTGGCACCGGTTTGGGTTCACAGCTGCTAATGCAGCCATTTTAGAAGCTGTGGAGAGATACTCAGTCATTCACATCATTGATTTGAGCTCAACTCACTGCATGCAAATTCCAACTTTGATCGAAGCTTTAGCTAACCGTGTTAAGGTCCCCACACTAGTCAAGCTCACTATCGCCAGTGCCACCAACAATGTTCCACCTATTTTCAATATATCCTACCAGGATTTAG ATGGATTTTTATCTCTAATTGATGAACTAAAGATTCAACAGCTTGAACATCCAAAGCAAGACGAGGCTCTAGTAGTGAACTGCCACATGATGCTACACTATATTCCTGAAGAAACCCTAAATCCACAACCTAATTTTCTTGACTCTTCCTCGGAATCTTATAGAACCATGTTCCTTAAAGCAGTGCATAGTCTTAATCCAACAATAGTTCTGTTAATAGACGAATACGCGGATTTTACATCAAACAGTTTAGTGTGCAGACTGAGATCAGCTTTCAATTATTTATGGATACCATATGACATAATCGACACATATCTTCCACAAGACGGTACGGAGAGGCAGTGGTACGAGGCGGATATCGGGTGGAAAATAGAGAATGTGGTGGTAGAGGAGGGTTCTAGGAGAGTGGAGAGGGCCGAGCCTACGAGCAAGTGGGTGGAAAGGatgagaagtgcgagatttaaaGAGGTTGGTTTCAGAGAAGAAGCAGTAGTAGAAGTGAAGAGTATGTTGAATGAGCATGCAGTTGGGTGGGGATTGAAAAGGGAAGAAGAACATCTGTTGCTGACTTGGAAAGGGCACAATGTTGTTTTTGCAACTGCATGGATACCTAATTAA
- the LOC141662115 gene encoding peroxidase 73 translates to MGAFRLVVCVWSVWISVSLILASAQVPNYYANVCPNVESIVRKVVQSKIKQTFVTIPGTLRLFFHDCFVQGCDASVMIASSGSNTAEKDHSDNLSLAGDGFDTVIKAKAAVDAVSSCKNKVSCADILAIATRDVIALSGGPSYTVELGRLDGLVSLSSNVNGKLPKPGFNLNQLNSLFAANGLTQTDMIALSAAHSLGFSHCDQFASRIQNPIDPTLNKTYATQLQSMCPKNVDPTIAINMDPITPRTFDNVYYQNLQQGMGLFTSDQVLFTDSRSKPTVNQWASNSAAFEKAFSTAMTKLGRVGVKTGSNGNIRRDCSSFN, encoded by the exons ATGGGGGCATTTAGACTTGTGGTTTGTGTGTGGTCAGTTTGGATTAGTGTGAGCTTGATACTTGCATCTGCACAAGTACCAAATTACTATGCTAATGTATGTCCTAACGTTGAAAGCATTGTTAGGAAGGTTGTTCAATCCAAAATTAAACAAACTTTCGTTACTATCCCTGGAACTCTCCGTCTCTTCTTCCATGATTGTTTTGTCCAG GGTTGTGATGCTTCGGTGATGATAGCATCTTCAGGAAGCAACACGGCAGAGAAGGATCATTCAGATAATCTGTCATTAGCTGGAGACGGATTCGACACGGTGATCAAAGCTAAAGCTGCTGTGGATGCTGTGTCAAGTTGCAAAAACAAGGTGTCTTGTGCTGACATTCTTGCTATTGCCACCAGAGATGTTATTGCCTTG TCAGGTGGACCATCATATACAGTAGAGTTGGGAAGGTTAGACGGGTTGGTTTCGCTTTCTTCAAACGTGAACGGGAAGCTGCCAAAACCAGGATTCAATTTGAACCAGCTTAATTCTCTATTTGCTGCCAATGGATTGACCCAAACTGACATGATTGCGCTCTCAG CTGCACATAGCCTGGGATTTTCTCACTGTGATCAGTTTGCAAGTCGGATTCAGAACCCAATAGACCCGACCTTAAACAAGACCTACGCAACGCAACTGCAGTCAATGTGTCCTAAAAATGTTGACCCTACAATAGCCATAAACATGGACCCGATCACTCCAAGAACCTTTGATAATGTTTACTACCAAAATTTGCAGCAGGGCATGGGACTATTCACTTCCGACCAAGTCCTCTTCACAGATTCAAGATCCAAGCCGACGGTTAATCAATGGGCCAGCAACTCTGCAGCATTCGAAAAAGCCTTTAGTACAGCTATGACGAAATTGGGTCGAGTCGGAGTCAAGACAGGAAGCAATGGAAATATTAGGCGTGATTGTTCTTCATTCAACTAA